In Alkalinema sp. FACHB-956, the genomic window CCAAAAAGTTTCCTGGTGTCTATGGCGGTGTGGACCCACGCTCATCCCATCCCGAACTGAGTGGTGAAACGCACCTGCGGTGACGATAGTTGGTTGGTAGCAACCCGCCAAAATAACTCGACGCCAGGGTTCTATTTAAAGCAAAGCCTCAAGTCATCTAGACTTGAGGCTTTGTTGTTGGAACGATCGCTGCTACTAGTTCTGTGTGGTCGTTTTTCTTGGTATTTTTTGTGATGTAGTGTGGCGGGTTGTTTTTTAACGTGCCTAATAACAATGCCTATTATTGCTTTTGTGAACCAAAAGGGAGGGTGTGCTAAGTCCACTACGAGTGTTCACTTGGCTTATTGGTTGACGTATAAAAAAAAGAAGAATGTTTTGGTGATCGATGCGGATGCTCAACGATCGTCGTCGGTGTGGCTGGCCAGTTTGGAGGCCGATATCCCATTTGAGGTTTTGCAGACTCCGGATGATCTCTTGGAACAGATTCCGCTGTTGGCAGCGCGATATGAATATTTGGTGGTGGATGCTCCGGCGGGGTTAGCGGAGGCTTGTCGGGCTATTTTGTTTCGGGCGGATTTGGCGATCGTGCCTTGTCAACCGACGGGGATTGATTTGAAGTCGGCCAGTGATGCTGTGAGAATTATTCGGCAGGCGCAATCTGTGCGAGGGGGCGCACCCGCTGCGGCTATTTTTCTGAGTCGGGCTGTGCGGGGAACACGCCTCCTGGATGAGGCGATCGCGCTGCTGACGAAGACCAACATCCCAGTTCTGAAAACAGTTATTCATCAAAAGCAGGTGATTGCAGACACTTTCGGCCAAAGTAAAGTAGTGTGGAACTTACTAGGAAAATCGGCTACGGAGTCTGCAAACGAGTTCGATCGACTGTTCAAAGAGATTATGAGGATGCTGAAATGACGGGAAAAACTCGACGGACATTGAATGATTCTTTGGCGAAAGAGTTCGTTTTTGAGGCGAAAGAATCAACTAAAACAGCAACGCAGAAGACAAAAGCAACAACAACACGAACAGCTAAGGCTAAGCGCACTACCTCAACAAAAAGTGCAAATACTGAGAGCTTTGATTTGCTTGATACACAACTGACAAAACGTAAGGAAGGAACCGTTCGCATCACTGTTGATTTGACTGAGTCTATGCATCGAAAGCTGTCGATTTTTGCTGCCAAGACAGGGCAGAAAAAGGCAGAAATTATTAGAGATTTATTGGGTAAAGTAATTCATCAAGTGGAGTAGATTATTTTAACTGCTTTACTGGAATACTGCAAAACTGCATTTATACTGATCTAAGTATTGCAGTACTTTAGTACAGATGTGTTGGCATTACCGAGATGGAACTTTTTGGGTTTCTAAAGCTAGTGTTGTGTAGAGTGAGTCGCTAGCTTTAGGGCGTAGACGATCGTGGGTTTTCTCGGCATGAGTTTTTGAGTATTCAATTTGCGGCTGACTGGCCCTTAATTTTTTTGACCAGCATAGACTTCGTAGCCCCTTCAGCTTTACTATCTAAGGTTGGAATGAGATTTTAGTGTGCAAAGTTCTTTTGCTCACTTTGTTTTCTGTCAGAACCCCTGAAGTGCCCCTTTGGAAGACGACTTGAGGATCCTCAAGGTGCTCCAACTGGGTTAAGTCGTCTCCATGGATATATCGGTGAACCACGGCGCGCAATCGTTTCAGCTTGCGTTTGGTTATCGAGGTTCTGCCTGATGATGCTGAGGACTTTGCAACAGCCTCGGCCTGCCTTTCTGAATTGCCTACCCATGCTGTAGCAGGAGAAGCCTAGACGAAACACCCTAACAAATCAAAAACCTCGCAGATAGCCATCAACGAGGTTTCCACACTATTTAATTGTAGTTCTGAAGACGAGCTTGCCACTCAACTTCAGGAATAAGACTTAGCGGTCTTAACAAAAACCAGATAAGAATTGACTGCCAATCAGTTCTTATCGAATCAAACAACAAAGGAAACAAAAGGAGGTAACTAACGAAACAAAAAACGAAAGGTCTTCTGCTTACTTAATACCCACAAAAAAGGAGGTAATTAACGAAACAAAAAACGAAAGAGTCTTTTGCTTAATACCTAAAAAAGAAAGGAGGTAAACAACAAAAAAACTAAAGAGTCTTTTCGCTGAATCCAACAAACAACAACAACAACAAAAAGGAGGTAACAGACCAAACAAAAAACGAAGTTTTTGCTATCGTTCGAACCTACTAATCTCTCCAATAAGAAAGAAGTCTTTTTTCTTACAATCTAAATCCATTCCAAACAAAAGGAAGGTTTTAGTTTAATTGCTCAACCTATCTAAAAGGAAGCAAAGAAAGAGACCCACTTATTGAGTTGTTTTTGTCTACTTCAACAGTTTTAGTTTGATTGCTTAACCCCTTCAAAAGGAAGCTAAGAAAAAGAACTATCTGTTGACTTCTTGAAAACAAAAAATGAGATTTTTGCTTTCTACTCAGATGGAACTCAGTGCGTGACATTTAACCACTTACCTCTGCTCCCAAAAACAACCTACGCAAAAGGAGATTTTTCTATGACCTGGCCCGTAAAGCAACTAACTCTACTAGACAGTTCCAGAGCCCCTGGTATGCAAGCGTTTTTTCTGAGTGCCAGAGAAGAAAACAACGTAAATAGTCAATGCAAGTCAATGCAAGCTAATACAGTTGAGTCAACGCTGGAAGAACAACACTATCAATGCATTCAATCATTAATTAAAAATCTGACAAAACAGATGAAAGATTTAGCGAACAATTGCAGGTCAATTAGAAAATTGAGTCCTGTTTTTGTAAGCCAAAAGCTAACACCTAAGAGCCAGAAATTAGCGATCGGCACGATCGAGTCGTTCAACCCATATTATGAGGCATTTTCGGCCACTGACAACCCCTTCCCAGCCGCTTTTTTGCCGTCCAACCTGTCCCGAGGCGATCCATCCAGCTACTTTTTGCCGCCCAGCTGCCCGACCTCTCCTCAATGGGCGCTATTTCCTACAAGCCTTATTCCTCAAGGATTTTCGAGCATCTCACCCACAGTCTAGGAAATCTACTACCATGCTCCAACCATCGGTTAAAGTCCCCTTTCTTGAACTCAAAATTCACCCAGAAAACCAATTCCGCCAGGAATTTATTGAGGGTTCAGCGATCGATCCAAAACTGTTTGAATCGACCATTGAAATCGTTAATGATTTAGTTACAAACCTCGCGGGAGATGTGGCAACTCCCATTCACGATGCCCTCAACTGGCGCTACACCCGATTCGGTCTGAATGCCACCCCCAATCAATGGGCCGCTTTGTTTCTCAATGAGGATGGTTCCTGTTGGCAAGTCAAACTTTCTACACCGAGAAAAAATTTAAAAAAGGGAACTTTTCAGAAGTATGAAACCCCTGTAGGACAAGGGGCACAGGCATTTTTTCCGAAGATTCCAAAGGCCCTTTGGCAACCGATTTCCGATCGTTATCAAGTCCCCTTACCCGCAGAAAATCAGTCATTCTGGGACTGGATCCGACACAATCCAGAAATCCCGATCGTCATAACCGAGGGCGGCAAAAAAGCCCTCTCTCTGCTGAGCCAAGGCTACGTGGGGATCGCGCTCTACGGCGTTAATGGCGGCTATCGCACCACAGAGACGATCGGCGGCGAAAAACTGCCGCTGCTGCATCCCATCCTGATTCCAGACCTCATCCCTTTCATGGAATCCGATCGGCCTGTCATTCTAGCCTTTGACCAAGATGCAAACGGATCCACAAGAAGCAAAGTCCAAAAAGCCCTGAGCAAGTTTGGACTTCTCTTGGAAAAACAGGGCTGTCGGGTCAAGGTTGCACAGTGGGATAGCCAAGCAGGGCTTTGCAAGGGCGTGGACGACTTACTGGTTCAGGCTGGAACTGCTGCCTGGGAAATGGCCTACGACCATGCGATCGAGCTACAACACTGGTTGCTGCAAAACCGCCTAGAGCGAGAGTTTACCCGCCAGCCCAATCAGATCGTTCAAACCGCTCAACTCTCCACACTATTCAACCCAGCAACACCCGGCTCTATTGGATCCATCAACAACTGTCTGCCGCAGGAAGGGATTGTGGTTTTGCGCAGCCCTAAAGGCACCGAAAAAACAAAGCTGCTGGCACTGGCCACCCGTCACACCAACCAAGTCATTACACTCACCCATTTGATTTCCCTCGGTCGCAACCTCGCCGATCGCCTGGATGGAACCTTCCGGAATGACCTGGACTTTGGCGGTGGCTACGTTTTCGACAAGAGCACGGCCCAGGTGGCTAATATTAATCGACTAACAGCCTGTGTCGCAGGCTTGGGCTGGTTTGCCCAGCGGATTGAACAGTACATGGGCTGCGACCTCGTTCTAGACGAAGCCGTCCAGGTCGCTCGTACCTTATTAACAAGTTCAACGTGCAATACAGACGGTGGGCGGCCCGCACTTTTAGCCATTTTTGAGCAACTGGTTCGCAACGCTAACCGAGTACTCTGCGCCGATGCGGACTTTGACGATGCAACCATTGAATGGATCGAGTCGATTCGTAACGAAAAAGCTTGGATCCTCGTTAATCACTATCGTCCGACCCCCTACCCCACGAAAATCATCGACAGCCGCGATCGTAGTGCCGCGATCGCTGACATCGTTGCTACAGGAAAAACCCTAGAGAAAGGAACCGCCCTTTGGGTCGCCACAGACTCCAAAGGCTTAGCAAAAACGCTGAAAGAACTCTTAGAAGCAAATCTGGGTTCTGGATCCGTCATTGCCATTCACTCCGAATCCGTCGGTGGTAGCGTCGAACGCGCGCTTCTGCGGGACCCTAACGGTCAAATTCCAACCCTAGTCGCCCAGGGAGTCAAAGTGTTTATCGGCTCTCCCAGCATCAGTACTGGCGTGTCGATCGAAGTCCAAGACATCTTTAAAGTCGTCTATGGTCTCTTCACGGGCGTCAGCCTGCTCGATACCGACATGCTGCAACAACTCAGCCGGATTCGGCAACCAGTGGAGCGACGCATCTGGTGCGTTGAAAAAGGCTTACGTTACGCCAAAATCTCCAAGGCATTGACGGCCAGTCAGTTTAAGCGGGACTTAAAACAACGCACCTCTGCCACGGTCTTGATTGCCCGATCGAGCCTGTCCCCGGCTGCCCTGGAACAAATGGAAGCCTACAACTGGGAGAGTAATCCCCACCTCACCTTATATGCAAACTTTGGTGCGACCCAAAACCGCGCTATGGTGAACTTGAGATCTCAACTAGTCACTCGACTGAAGATGGCAGGGCATTCGATCGAAATTATCCAGCCT contains:
- a CDS encoding plasmid replication protein, CyRepA1 family; the encoded protein is MLQPSVKVPFLELKIHPENQFRQEFIEGSAIDPKLFESTIEIVNDLVTNLAGDVATPIHDALNWRYTRFGLNATPNQWAALFLNEDGSCWQVKLSTPRKNLKKGTFQKYETPVGQGAQAFFPKIPKALWQPISDRYQVPLPAENQSFWDWIRHNPEIPIVITEGGKKALSLLSQGYVGIALYGVNGGYRTTETIGGEKLPLLHPILIPDLIPFMESDRPVILAFDQDANGSTRSKVQKALSKFGLLLEKQGCRVKVAQWDSQAGLCKGVDDLLVQAGTAAWEMAYDHAIELQHWLLQNRLEREFTRQPNQIVQTAQLSTLFNPATPGSIGSINNCLPQEGIVVLRSPKGTEKTKLLALATRHTNQVITLTHLISLGRNLADRLDGTFRNDLDFGGGYVFDKSTAQVANINRLTACVAGLGWFAQRIEQYMGCDLVLDEAVQVARTLLTSSTCNTDGGRPALLAIFEQLVRNANRVLCADADFDDATIEWIESIRNEKAWILVNHYRPTPYPTKIIDSRDRSAAIADIVATGKTLEKGTALWVATDSKGLAKTLKELLEANLGSGSVIAIHSESVGGSVERALLRDPNGQIPTLVAQGVKVFIGSPSISTGVSIEVQDIFKVVYGLFTGVSLLDTDMLQQLSRIRQPVERRIWCVEKGLRYAKISKALTASQFKRDLKQRTSATVLIARSSLSPAALEQMEAYNWESNPHLTLYANFGATQNRAMVNLRSQLVTRLKMAGHSIEIIQPPPNSEMRNLMTELRAAVKQRDAEAIWKAASLTYAEKLALDEKQKTGEALSPEERLAIQRFQICEFYVIPPEELTLEDVLNDRNGRAQIELRRLEEFLHPELATSTTTHSIETQVQQGAPFTPWDFSNAETRNLVFHNLGLSDFIHNAIAGGKWYMSDLEPIAQKLLQYRKDLEIYLGYRVSTKISITQLVHQLCTQIGITFTRHRQRKDKKVLSFYTLNQTDFDRKMAILSRRQADREKDSQPNSATEQFPIHQGGIQEFLPPPGSASNVDEKPIDSREVPATDLEQNSIETLASKSEVFEGADLDSTSTSIST
- a CDS encoding AAA family ATPase; amino-acid sequence: MPIIAFVNQKGGCAKSTTSVHLAYWLTYKKKKNVLVIDADAQRSSSVWLASLEADIPFEVLQTPDDLLEQIPLLAARYEYLVVDAPAGLAEACRAILFRADLAIVPCQPTGIDLKSASDAVRIIRQAQSVRGGAPAAAIFLSRAVRGTRLLDEAIALLTKTNIPVLKTVIHQKQVIADTFGQSKVVWNLLGKSATESANEFDRLFKEIMRMLK
- a CDS encoding CopG family transcriptional regulator; protein product: MTGKTRRTLNDSLAKEFVFEAKESTKTATQKTKATTTRTAKAKRTTSTKSANTESFDLLDTQLTKRKEGTVRITVDLTESMHRKLSIFAAKTGQKKAEIIRDLLGKVIHQVE